In Ornithodoros turicata isolate Travis chromosome 1, ASM3712646v1, whole genome shotgun sequence, the DNA window CCACGCCACTGTCATCAACGATTACATCACCAGCATCCCCGCTGTGAAGGCATTCTTCTACTGTATCTACATCCTCATCTTCGTTGTGGGCATCTGTGGCAACGTGCTTGTCTGCTACGTCGTGTTTCGCAACAAGTCTATGCAGACGGTGACTAACTTCTTCATCACCAATCTTGGACTGTCGGACATCCTGTTATGTACACTAGCCGTACCCTTCACCCCACTGTATCAATTCATGCGGAAGTGGGTCTTCGGTCGCGTACTATGCCACCTAGTCCCTTACGCGCAGGGCGTCAGTGTCTACATCTCCGCCTTCACACTGATGGCGATCGCCATCGACCGCTTCTTCGTCATCATCTACCCTTTCAAGCCGCGGCTTCAAGTGAAGATATGTCTAGTTATCATCGTGTCTATCTGGCTGACAGGTGCCTTACTCACGTTGCCGTACGGTATCTTCATGCACTTGACACCGGACCCTGACGATGGAGGACGGTATTACTGTGAGGAAAAGTGGCCCGACGAAGAGAGCCGCCGCACCTTCAGTTTTTCCACGAGCACACTGCAGTTTGTGGTGCCTTTCAGCATTATCAGCTTCTGCTACATGCGGGTCTGCTGCAAGCTGCGCGACCGCGCACGCGCGAAACCCGGCGCTAAATCtgtaaagaaagaagaactGGAGCGCAAACGAACTCGCCGCACCAATCGCATGCTCATTTCTATGGTGGTCATATTTGGGGCATCATGGCTGCCCCTGAACCTGTACAACCTGGTCATGGACTTCTTCATCCAAGCTGCCACCTGGAAATACGCAAACgcgttc includes these proteins:
- the LOC135377432 gene encoding prolactin-releasing peptide receptor-like; this encodes MTLPLVPGMNINVLLQLPLTSHFENLTLELNNYSAPVQNQTQYHATVINDYITSIPAVKAFFYCIYILIFVVGICGNVLVCYVVFRNKSMQTVTNFFITNLGLSDILLCTLAVPFTPLYQFMRKWVFGRVLCHLVPYAQGVSVYISAFTLMAIAIDRFFVIIYPFKPRLQVKICLVIIVSIWLTGALLTLPYGIFMHLTPDPDDGGRYYCEEKWPDEESRRTFSFSTSTLQFVVPFSIISFCYMRVCCKLRDRARAKPGAKSVKKEELERKRTRRTNRMLISMVVIFGASWLPLNLYNLVMDFFIQAATWKYANAFFFLSHAVAMSSTCYNPFLYAWLNDNFRKEFKLVLPCFNTTPAQQPSSSRRTNNPKADRTYCNGHETAQETLLPQHSPPEEKDRVPTPSSVPVVHYVSETDTVKLQICSDAKEDV